From the genome of Mustelus asterias chromosome 7, sMusAst1.hap1.1, whole genome shotgun sequence, one region includes:
- the LOC144495508 gene encoding putative G-protein coupled receptor 141 produces MNTSAMNNTTSFAETFTSNNFTSNGSLSCNPLDSTYSAALIIIYIIVFMGGSVGAVIMTWKIKTDRKSITSTAVINLISVHAFLLLTMPFRISYYILGEWKFGEIFCKLVSGMIHAHIYLCFVFYVAIIIMRMISFFQEKKMMLFHQPWHTSAASLLIWSLVLLAVFPLFLSYLDSSNKDGKKCFEFPVTAASSYTKTMNYFAVIIVLTTFAILLAIQVGILVQLRIRYQDNLCNQQEFGAQTKTLLFILVMICFVPYLGFRLFYINQIVIHPCSLSLNITNEIFLALTTMSCFDVLIFLVAAF; encoded by the coding sequence ATGAACACCTCAGCAATGAATAATACAACATCCTTCGCAGAAACATTCACAAGCAACAATTTCACCTCCAATGGCTCACTTTCCTGCAATCCACTTGACAGCACTTACAGTGCAGCTTTAATAATAATTTACATCATCGTGTTCATGGGAGGTTCTGTTGGAGCTGTCATCATGACGTGGAAAATAAAAACTGACAGAAAATCCATCACATCCACTGCAGTGATTAATCTTATATCGGTGCATGCATTCTTACTCCTCACCATGCCTTTCCGCATTTCCTATTACATTCTTGGTGAGTGGAAGTTTGGTGAAATATTTTGTAAGCTGGTGAGTGGAATGATACACGCTCACATATACCTGTGCTTTGTGTTCTATGTGGCCATAATTATCATGAGGATGATCAGTTTCTTTCAAGAAAAGAAGATGATGCTGTTTCACCAACCGTGGCATACAAGTGCCGCCAGCTTGCTCATCTGGTCACTGGTACTTCTTGCTGTTTTCCCGTTGTTTCTATCATATCTTGACAGCTCAAATAAGGATGGCAAGAAATGCTTTGAATTCCCAGTTACAGCTGCCTCATCATATACCAAGACTATGAACTACTTTGCTGTTATTATTGTGTTAACAACTTTTGCTATTTTGCTTGCCATCCAGGTTGGCATACTGGTGCAATTGAGAATTCGTTACCAAGATAATCTGTGTAATCAGCAAGAATTTGGAGCTCAGACAAAGACATTGTTGTTTATATTGGTTATGATATGTTTTGTTCCATACCTTGGATTCAGGTTGTTTTACATAAACCAAATTGTGATTCACCCCTGTTCATTGAGCTTAAATAtcaccaatgaaatatttttagcTCTGACTACAATGAGCTGTTTCGATGTGCTTATTTTCCTAGTGGCTGCCTTTTGA